A single genomic interval of Methylobacterium bullatum harbors:
- the nemA_2 gene encoding N-ethylmaleimide reductase: MPSLNDPIRIGAIDAKNRIFMAPLTRGRATREHVPTPIMIEYYTQRAGAGVILTEATGISQEGLGWPYAPGIWSDEQVEAWKPIVKAVHEAGGRIVCQLWHMGRVVHPSLNGGKAPISSSATTAPDQAHTYEGKQPYAEARALPIDEIPRLLADYDRAARNAIAAGFDGVQIHAANGYLIDQFLRDNTNHRDDRYGGSIDNRIRLLAEVTQTVADAIGKDRTGVRLSPNGEIQGVDDSNPDALFGAAAAALGKIGIAFLELREPGPNGTFGKPNHPPVAPVIRKAFDGPLILNSDYDPAAAGAALAEGMADAIAFGRPFIANPDLVERIATHAPLQKDVQATWYSQGPEGYIDYPALTESRAA; the protein is encoded by the coding sequence ATGCCTTCACTGAACGATCCGATCCGCATCGGCGCGATCGACGCAAAGAACCGCATCTTCATGGCGCCTCTCACCCGTGGCCGTGCCACCAGGGAGCATGTGCCGACCCCGATCATGATCGAGTATTACACCCAGCGTGCCGGCGCGGGCGTGATCCTCACCGAGGCGACGGGTATCAGCCAGGAAGGGCTCGGCTGGCCCTACGCACCGGGCATCTGGTCGGACGAGCAGGTGGAAGCCTGGAAGCCCATCGTGAAGGCGGTTCACGAGGCCGGCGGCAGGATCGTCTGCCAGCTCTGGCATATGGGGCGCGTGGTGCACCCGAGCCTGAATGGTGGCAAGGCGCCGATCTCCTCCTCCGCGACGACCGCGCCGGATCAGGCCCATACCTACGAAGGCAAGCAGCCCTATGCCGAGGCCCGCGCCTTGCCGATCGACGAGATTCCGCGGCTCCTGGCGGATTACGACCGCGCCGCACGCAACGCGATCGCCGCCGGATTCGACGGCGTGCAGATCCACGCGGCGAATGGCTACCTCATCGACCAGTTCCTGCGCGACAACACCAATCACCGGGACGACCGCTACGGCGGCTCCATCGACAATCGTATCCGCCTGCTGGCGGAGGTGACGCAGACCGTGGCCGACGCCATCGGAAAGGATCGCACCGGCGTACGTCTCTCGCCGAACGGCGAGATCCAGGGGGTGGACGATTCGAACCCGGACGCCCTGTTCGGCGCCGCCGCGGCCGCGCTCGGCAAGATCGGCATCGCCTTCCTCGAACTGCGCGAGCCCGGCCCGAACGGCACCTTCGGCAAGCCGAACCACCCGCCCGTGGCGCCCGTAATCCGGAAGGCTTTCGACGGCCCGCTGATCCTCAATTCGGATTACGATCCCGCCGCCGCCGGAGCCGCCCTCGCAGAGGGAATGGCCGACGCCATCGCCTTCGGACGGCCCTTCATCGCCAATCCCGATCTCGTCGAGCGGATCGCGACGCATGCTCCGCTGCAGAAGGACGTGCAGGCGACGTGGTACAGCCAGGGACCTGAGGGTTATATCGACTACCCGGCGCTCACCGAGTCGCGAGCGGCCTGA
- the gph_2 gene encoding Phosphoglycolate phosphatase, which yields MMGKPYGLVVFDFDGTLADTFPWFCSVINGVARRYRFRQIDPAETEALRGLSARALIRELGVPAWKLPFITRHMHGLAARDIEAITLFPGIRDMLRDLDEAGIILAIVSSNSEANIRHVLGPCADRFRHYACGASMFGKAKRLTAVMRKAGAGGSVIYIGDELRDHDAAKAAGCNFGAVSWGYTRSDALAAGRPDALFEHPGQVAAAICATELRGSHPAASILYGGPP from the coding sequence ATGATGGGCAAACCTTACGGACTTGTCGTCTTCGATTTCGACGGAACGCTCGCCGATACCTTCCCGTGGTTCTGCAGCGTCATCAACGGTGTCGCCCGTCGCTACCGTTTCCGACAGATCGACCCCGCCGAGACCGAGGCGCTTCGCGGCCTTTCCGCCCGTGCCCTCATTCGCGAACTCGGCGTGCCTGCATGGAAGCTGCCTTTCATCACCCGGCACATGCACGGCCTTGCGGCCCGCGATATCGAGGCGATCACACTGTTTCCCGGCATTCGCGACATGCTTCGCGATCTCGATGAGGCCGGCATCATCCTCGCTATCGTCAGCTCGAACAGCGAGGCCAATATCCGGCACGTCCTGGGGCCCTGTGCCGATCGTTTCCGCCACTATGCCTGTGGCGCATCGATGTTCGGCAAGGCCAAACGCCTGACGGCGGTCATGCGAAAGGCCGGAGCGGGCGGAAGTGTCATCTACATCGGCGACGAATTGCGCGACCACGATGCCGCCAAGGCGGCCGGTTGCAATTTCGGAGCCGTTTCATGGGGATATACGCGAAGCGATGCTTTGGCTGCCGGGCGGCCCGACGCTCTCTTCGAGCATCCCGGCCAAGTCGCGGCGGCGATTTGCGCGACGGAGCTTCGAGGATCTCACCCTGCGGCATCGATATTGTATGGTGGTCCGCCATGA
- the fabG_3 gene encoding 3-oxoacyl-[acyl-carrier-protein] reductase FabG, with protein sequence MSKRIAIVTGAGSGIGRAVSLGLARAGFDLALAGRRRGPLDEVADAARALGAEALPVETDVGDAASVEHLFAEGKARFGRLDLLFNNAGLFAPSVPLDELTLAQWEAVVNANLTGAFLCTQGAFRMMKAQNPRGGRIINNGSISAQVPRPNSAPYTATKHAITGLTRSTSLDGRDHDIACGQIDIGNAETDMTKPMAAGIRQPDGSLKVEPVMDARHVADAVVYMAGLPLDANVQFMTVMATKMPYIGRG encoded by the coding sequence ATGTCGAAGCGGATCGCGATCGTCACAGGGGCGGGGTCCGGGATCGGCCGGGCGGTGTCGCTCGGGCTCGCGCGAGCCGGGTTCGATCTGGCTCTGGCCGGGCGCCGGCGGGGGCCGCTCGATGAGGTCGCGGATGCCGCGCGTGCGCTCGGGGCCGAGGCCTTGCCGGTGGAGACCGATGTCGGCGATGCCGCCTCTGTCGAGCATCTTTTCGCGGAAGGGAAGGCCCGGTTCGGTCGCCTCGACCTCCTGTTCAACAATGCCGGCCTGTTCGCCCCCTCCGTGCCGCTGGACGAACTCACCCTGGCGCAATGGGAGGCCGTGGTGAATGCCAACCTCACCGGCGCGTTCCTGTGCACGCAGGGCGCCTTCCGGATGATGAAGGCGCAAAACCCGCGCGGCGGCCGCATTATCAACAACGGGTCGATCTCGGCCCAGGTGCCGCGTCCGAATTCGGCGCCCTATACGGCTACGAAACACGCGATCACCGGCCTGACCCGGTCCACCTCCCTCGACGGACGCGATCACGACATCGCCTGCGGGCAGATCGATATCGGCAATGCCGAAACCGACATGACGAAGCCGATGGCGGCCGGCATCCGTCAGCCCGACGGGTCCCTGAAGGTCGAGCCGGTGATGGATGCCCGGCACGTGGCGGATGCGGTGGTCTACATGGCCGGATTGCCCCTCGACGCCAACGTGCAGTTCATGACCGTGATGGCGACGAAGATGCCCTATATCGGGAGGGGGTGA
- the prfC gene encoding Peptide chain release factor 3, whose protein sequence is MLMQTEPKDVTGKDADRAKDPVARRRTFAIISHPDAGKTTLTEKLLLFGGAIQLAGEVKAKRNRVSTRSDWMGIEKERGISVVTSVMTFEYGDCVFNLLDTPGHEDFSEDTYRTLTAVDSAVMVIDAAKGIEARTRKLFEVCRLRDIPIVTFINKLDREARDPFELLDEIEKTLALDVAPVTWPIGRGRSFAGTYDLGNGRVRRLDAADDAGTVAVSGVDDPLFDQLLTEEGEVATWREEAELAESGLKRFDLDAFREGHLTPVFFGSALRNFGVRDLIDGLARFAPPPRGQDCDKRLVEPTEPKMTGFVFKIQANMDPNHRDRIAFMRVCSGRLSRGMKAKLVRTGKPMSLSAPQFFFAQDRAIADEAFAGDVVGIPNHGTLRIGDTLTEGEEIVFRGVPSFAPEILRRIKLTDAMKAKKLQEALQQMGEEGVVQVFRPHDGSQAIVGVVGALQLDVLKERLQAEYGLPIDYEPTRFSICRWIESDLETDLDSFIGTHGSAMASDLDGAPVFMATTAFSLRYEEERAPKVRFTDIKDYQKRAV, encoded by the coding sequence ATGTTGATGCAGACAGAACCCAAGGACGTGACCGGCAAGGATGCCGACAGGGCCAAGGATCCCGTCGCCCGCCGCCGCACTTTCGCGATCATCTCCCACCCGGATGCGGGCAAGACCACGCTCACCGAGAAGCTGCTCCTGTTCGGCGGCGCTATCCAGCTCGCCGGCGAGGTCAAGGCCAAGCGCAACCGCGTCTCGACCCGATCCGACTGGATGGGCATCGAGAAGGAGCGCGGTATCTCGGTCGTCACCTCGGTGATGACCTTCGAGTATGGCGATTGCGTCTTCAACCTGCTCGACACACCGGGCCACGAAGACTTCTCGGAGGATACCTACCGCACCCTGACGGCCGTCGATTCGGCGGTGATGGTGATCGACGCCGCCAAGGGCATCGAGGCGCGCACACGCAAGCTGTTCGAGGTCTGCCGCCTGCGCGACATCCCCATCGTCACCTTCATCAACAAGCTCGACCGTGAAGCGCGCGACCCGTTCGAATTGCTCGACGAGATCGAGAAGACCCTGGCCCTCGACGTCGCACCGGTCACTTGGCCCATCGGCCGGGGGCGGAGCTTTGCCGGCACCTACGATCTCGGCAACGGCCGCGTCCGTCGGCTGGACGCGGCGGACGACGCCGGCACCGTGGCCGTGTCCGGCGTGGACGATCCGCTCTTCGACCAGCTCCTCACCGAGGAAGGCGAGGTCGCCACGTGGCGCGAGGAGGCGGAGCTCGCCGAATCCGGGCTGAAGCGCTTCGATCTCGATGCGTTTCGTGAGGGTCATCTCACGCCTGTCTTCTTCGGCTCGGCCCTGCGAAATTTTGGCGTGCGCGATCTCATCGACGGGCTCGCCCGCTTCGCACCGCCCCCGCGCGGGCAGGATTGCGACAAGCGCCTAGTGGAGCCGACGGAGCCGAAGATGACGGGCTTCGTGTTCAAGATCCAGGCGAACATGGATCCCAACCACCGCGACCGCATCGCCTTCATGCGGGTCTGTTCGGGCAGGCTCAGCCGCGGCATGAAGGCGAAGCTCGTACGCACCGGAAAGCCGATGTCGCTCTCCGCGCCGCAATTCTTCTTCGCGCAGGACCGCGCCATCGCCGACGAGGCCTTCGCCGGAGACGTGGTCGGCATCCCCAACCACGGTACCCTGCGCATTGGCGACACCCTCACCGAGGGCGAGGAGATCGTGTTCCGTGGCGTGCCGAGCTTTGCCCCCGAAATCCTGCGCCGGATCAAGCTCACCGATGCGATGAAGGCCAAGAAGCTGCAGGAGGCGCTGCAGCAGATGGGCGAGGAGGGCGTCGTGCAGGTGTTCCGCCCGCATGACGGCTCGCAGGCCATCGTCGGCGTCGTCGGCGCGCTGCAGCTCGACGTGTTGAAGGAGCGGCTCCAGGCCGAGTACGGCCTGCCCATCGATTACGAGCCGACACGCTTCTCGATCTGCCGCTGGATCGAATCGGATTTGGAAACCGACCTCGATTCCTTCATCGGCACGCATGGCTCGGCCATGGCGAGCGATCTCGACGGCGCTCCCGTCTTCATGGCGACCACCGCGTTCTCCCTCCGCTACGAGGAGGAGCGCGCGCCGAAGGTGCGGTTCACCGACATCAAGGATTACCAGAAGCGCGCCGTCTGA